CTAATCACTGCAAAGACGATCCCTCCTACAACACTCTTAGAAGTGACCCAACCTAAGATTGTAACATCTTCCCCTTCATTTAACTCAAAGGCTTCTTTCACCGTATGAGTCCTTAGGGCGAGCCAACCGTTTCGTCGAACCATACCTAGAGATAAACACCATAAGAGCCTTAAATCTTTTATAAGTTGGCCATTCGATTTATAAGCTAAAATCGTAAAATCACTTGATGTAACTTAAGACGGCATTTACAATATTCTCTATCCCATCGTACTTTGAGGAGAGTAATTTCAACCGTGCTACATTTCTCTTATATTCTTCATTATGAATGAGGGTATTGATAGCTTCTACCACCCGTTCGACCGTAGCGTCGGGTTGATCGATCGAGAGGCCACATCTTAGCTTCTCTACTTTCTCCGCATTTTTAATCTGTTCAGACTGCTTATAGATGGGTATGCACAACATCGGTTTACCGTAGCTGATTGCTTGGGCTATCGTGGAATGCCCGGCCCTGATCACGACCAGATCCGCTAGAGAGAATAGTTCATCCTTGATCGGGCACCATTCATAATACCAACCTCCAGCTACCTTTATCGGCTCTATACTCCCACCCGGTACTCCACCAGAGATTATAAAGTTAAAATCCCTAGCCAAGATCTCTGCTACGCTCATCATAGTCTTAACAAGTCTTGCCCTCGTCTTACTAGGCCCGCTGACCTGAGCGTAGATTATGGGCTTACTTCTATCGAGGCCCAACCTCCTAACTATCGAACCTCTCTTCCCTTCATCTATCGATGATCTCGAGATTATAAAGCCTACATAGCGGATCTTCTTCGCTACAGATCTAATATTCCATAGGTTGGCTTCTGAAATCGTATATGGTGGAGGGAGGTCAGGAATCATTATCGAATCACTGAAACTCCAAACCCTACCGATCAATTCTGCATGAATATGCTCGATAAATCGTGCGATCCGTGATCCTTCGAGTAATGGTAAAAGTATTCTGATCTGATTCAATATAGTTATGCATGGCACACCTTTGATCTTCGAAGCGAATAATGCCGATAAACGGGAGTCTGAGAGGATCAAATTCGGATCGAATCCTTCTATATAATCTAACTCATCCAGTACTTGCCTCGTAAAGTTTACAAGCATGTGAGGGAATTGGCGAATACTCTTTCTGTAGGAAAAGTTACCTTCTACATCCCAACCTACATCGACCGTCGCAACACCATTGCATATGAAACCGCTATTCATCAAAAGTTTAAGACCGTCTGCGAAGGATGAGAATCTAACTTCAATACCCTCTCTCTCTAACCGTTTAGCGATCAATAACATTCGGGCAGCGTGCCCTAACCCTGAACCAAAGACAGGTATATAGACACGCCGCTCCAAAAGAATCTTCCTTATTTCTATCCTAAATTCTATTCCTATTCTAATTCTTTTCTAACGACCTTACCTCTGGGAGATGACTCTTCGAATACGATGCCTTGAAATCTGTAGATCTTCGTCTCAGGGAGGAGCCAGCAGTCTGGAGGTGCACCAGCCTTTATACATGTATGGCAGAGAAAGTCTTCTACATCCCATCCATATTCAACGGGGACTTGAGGCAAGAGCAATCCGCTACCATACTTCCATCTGACTATGAGCCCATCACGCCCCACCTTGATCTTCGATAGGTATTCTTTAGGGGACTTTACCTGAATCAGCTCGGGCGGTGTCAAGACACTTACCTCGACAACGATATCGTCCAACTCATCCGGCCTTACGGGCGGGAAGCGTGGATCATCGACCGCTGAACTGATGGCGGCTTCGATCAAACCCTCTATCAATGGTTTATCGGGCATAGGTAAGCCAATACACCCTCGAAGCTCCTTCCTACCCTTTACGATCTTATTCAACGTTACAAAGACACCAGCCTTCTCTCTAAACTTCTGTGGTACATCATCGGGTAACTTCATCACCTTCCCTTCCTTCACATAGCTCTCAACCGTAGCTCTGGCGATTTTGACGAGATATTCACCTTCACTCTCACTGATCTCCAAACGAATCACCTCGAATCTAAATCTTTACCTTTCATCCTCCTAACCTTCTGCTCGACGTGCTCGGAGAAGATCTTGATCTTACGCCAATGACTACCTTCCCAGTACAATTTCCCACACGATCCACACCTGTAAAACTCTGAATATCTTAGAGTAACACCTCGTGGCAAATCCTCAAGGATTTCATCCTTTAACACCTTGCTCAAAGGACCATTGCATAGAGGGCATCTACTTGGAGTTGGTGTTAAGTCTTTACCATCCCAACCCAACTTTAATATGATCGATACCATCCTATCCTCATCGTTATCATCTGTAAGTAAGAGCGCATTCAACCCCTTCTTCAAAGCGGCCTGAAATAAGCCTCTATCCGATGTAAGAATCACCCTTCTATCACACTCAGCCTGTTTTAACAAAGTTTCATCATCGTAATGAGCGTTATATATCACA
The nucleotide sequence above comes from Nitrososphaerales archaeon. Encoded proteins:
- a CDS encoding TIGR00296 family protein — its product is MIRLEISESEGEYLVKIARATVESYVKEGKVMKLPDDVPQKFREKAGVFVTLNKIVKGRKELRGCIGLPMPDKPLIEGLIEAAISSAVDDPRFPPVRPDELDDIVVEVSVLTPPELIQVKSPKEYLSKIKVGRDGLIVRWKYGSGLLLPQVPVEYGWDVEDFLCHTCIKAGAPPDCWLLPETKIYRFQGIVFEESSPRGKVVRKELE
- a CDS encoding Mut7-C RNAse domain-containing protein; this translates as MVSKDLDEDLESNISVKSVKVDRSMSVRFVVDGMLGSLARKLRIYGFDVIYNAHYDDETLLKQAECDRRVILTSDRGLFQAALKKGLNALLLTDDNDEDRMVSIILKLGWDGKDLTPTPSRCPLCNGPLSKVLKDEILEDLPRGVTLRYSEFYRCGSCGKLYWEGSHWRKIKIFSEHVEQKVRRMKGKDLDSR